The following proteins are co-located in the Paludibaculum fermentans genome:
- a CDS encoding c-type cytochrome produces the protein MIRRVGIAALAVAVLALCGLLLLARRSEIGPLGSAAQASFPAADIAQGAALAAAGHCASCHTQTGGPVFAGGYAVNTPFGKIYGSNITPDPATGIGLWPLEAFTRAMREGVSRDGSHLFPAFPYYAYTKLSDSDIRSLYAFLMTRTAVRASVPGNTLPFPLRIRAFQEGWKILFFQEGRYQPNRARSDEWNRGAYLAEGLADCSGCHTPRNALGGEESRRAYAGAGIDGWIAPALNSANPSPIPWTREELFQFLRTGSSPLHGATSSTMTAVIRDSLALPIVPDSDIRAIAAYFIDADQANPRAEGTESRIREALATSSLGSGQEDDPDAALYAAACIACHYNASSGPLAARPELALNSSLTMPDPANFIQVVLQGVGSTDGAPGLVMPGFASSLTDAEIARLAAYLRRTRTKLPPWRDLESRIRVIRRTAAKQE, from the coding sequence GTGATCCGTCGCGTTGGTATCGCTGCCCTGGCCGTGGCAGTGCTGGCGCTCTGCGGCCTGCTGCTGCTGGCGCGGCGGAGCGAGATCGGGCCGCTCGGCAGCGCTGCTCAAGCAAGTTTCCCTGCCGCGGATATCGCGCAGGGGGCAGCGCTCGCTGCCGCGGGGCATTGCGCCTCCTGCCACACACAAACCGGAGGACCCGTCTTCGCCGGCGGCTATGCGGTGAATACGCCGTTTGGAAAGATCTACGGATCGAACATCACGCCGGATCCGGCAACAGGAATCGGGCTGTGGCCACTGGAGGCATTCACTCGCGCGATGAGGGAGGGTGTGTCGCGCGACGGATCGCATCTGTTCCCCGCCTTCCCGTACTACGCGTATACCAAGCTCAGCGACTCAGACATCCGGTCGTTATACGCGTTCCTCATGACGCGCACTGCGGTGAGGGCTTCCGTGCCGGGCAATACCCTGCCCTTCCCGTTGAGGATTCGCGCTTTCCAGGAGGGCTGGAAGATCCTCTTCTTTCAGGAAGGGCGCTACCAGCCTAATCGAGCGAGGAGCGATGAATGGAATCGCGGCGCCTACCTGGCGGAGGGCCTGGCGGACTGTTCGGGCTGCCACACGCCGCGGAATGCGCTCGGCGGAGAAGAGAGCCGCCGTGCTTACGCCGGCGCTGGGATAGACGGCTGGATTGCGCCCGCGCTGAACAGCGCCAACCCGTCGCCCATCCCGTGGACGCGCGAGGAGCTGTTCCAGTTCCTGCGCACCGGTTCCAGCCCGCTCCACGGCGCAACGAGCTCGACAATGACCGCGGTCATTCGCGACAGCCTGGCGTTGCCCATAGTTCCGGACTCCGACATTCGGGCGATCGCAGCGTACTTCATCGATGCGGATCAAGCGAATCCTCGCGCGGAGGGAACCGAGTCCAGGATACGAGAAGCGCTGGCCACTTCCTCACTTGGCAGCGGCCAGGAAGACGACCCGGATGCAGCGCTGTATGCCGCAGCCTGCATCGCCTGTCATTACAACGCGAGTTCCGGCCCTCTGGCCGCGCGCCCGGAACTGGCCCTGAACAGCTCGCTAACGATGCCGGATCCGGCGAACTTCATTCAGGTGGTATTGCAGGGTGTCGGCAGCACGGACGGCGCGCCGGGACTGGTGATGCCCGGATTTGCCTCCTCCCTGACGGATGCCGAGATCGCACGGCTGGCAGCGTATCTGCGGCGAACGCGGACCAAATTGCCGCCATGGCGCGACCTGGAGAGCAGGATCCGTGTGATTCGCAGGACGGCGGCCAAGCAGGAATAG
- a CDS encoding ComEC/Rec2 family competence protein, translating to MTRKDFLKSLFAAPLLAGAWAKNSLLGQTVGTVCPPWQPGGLDIHHIATGRGNSTLFICPDGTSMMVDAGATSGGLKYTIAPKPDDSRRPGEWLGRYAKRHLQAAGRNEIDYFVLTHLHGDHMGDVVAESPTARLGGYKLTGISDVAEIVPIRRILDRGYPDYSYPVKQEGAAALNYIEFVKAQQKNGAVAEKFRAGSRQQIRLLRKPADFGDFSVRNLAVNGEVWTGVGESTRHHFPALETLARADYPSENMCCLALRLSYGPFDYYTGGDLPSGINDGSAAWKDIESPVARAAGPVEVAILNHHGYTDTTGAEYVRSLRPRAFILMAWDSAHPAISSLQRMYSTTLYPGPRDVYATALKAENKIANKGLANLKSDDGHILVRVSPGGKEFRVLILDNASESDRVKAEFGPFACG from the coding sequence ATGACACGCAAAGACTTCCTCAAATCGCTTTTTGCCGCTCCGCTTCTCGCCGGGGCGTGGGCCAAGAATTCCCTGTTGGGCCAGACGGTGGGTACGGTTTGTCCGCCCTGGCAGCCGGGCGGATTGGATATCCACCACATTGCCACGGGACGCGGCAATTCCACCCTGTTCATCTGTCCCGACGGGACGTCCATGATGGTGGACGCGGGCGCCACGTCGGGCGGTTTGAAGTACACCATTGCGCCGAAGCCGGACGACTCGCGGCGGCCGGGCGAATGGCTGGGGCGGTATGCGAAGCGGCACCTGCAGGCGGCCGGCCGGAATGAGATCGACTACTTCGTATTGACCCACCTGCATGGCGACCACATGGGCGATGTTGTGGCGGAGTCACCCACAGCCCGGTTGGGCGGGTACAAGCTGACCGGCATCTCCGATGTGGCGGAGATTGTGCCGATCCGGCGGATTCTGGATCGCGGGTATCCCGATTACTCTTACCCGGTGAAGCAGGAAGGCGCGGCGGCGCTGAACTATATCGAGTTCGTGAAGGCGCAGCAGAAGAACGGCGCCGTGGCGGAGAAGTTCCGGGCCGGATCCCGGCAGCAGATCCGCCTGCTGAGGAAACCCGCGGATTTTGGCGATTTCTCGGTGCGGAACCTGGCCGTGAATGGGGAAGTCTGGACCGGAGTGGGCGAGTCGACGCGGCACCATTTCCCTGCCCTGGAGACGCTCGCGCGGGCCGATTATCCGAGCGAGAACATGTGCTGCCTGGCTTTGCGGCTGAGCTACGGGCCTTTCGATTACTACACGGGCGGGGACCTGCCTAGCGGCATTAACGACGGCTCGGCGGCATGGAAGGACATCGAGTCGCCCGTGGCGCGGGCCGCGGGTCCGGTGGAGGTGGCGATTCTGAATCACCACGGGTATACGGACACGACGGGTGCGGAGTATGTGCGGTCGCTGCGGCCGCGCGCGTTCATCCTGATGGCCTGGGATTCGGCGCATCCCGCGATTTCGAGCTTGCAGCGGATGTATAGCACGACGTTGTATCCAGGGCCCCGCGATGTGTACGCGACGGCACTGAAGGCCGAGAACAAGATCGCGAATAAGGGACTGGCGAACCTGAAGAGCGACGACGGACATATTCTGGTGCGCGTATCGCCGGGCGGCAAGGAGTTCCGGGTGCTGATCCTCGATAACGCGTCAGAATCGGATCGGGTGAAGGCGGAGTTCGGGCCGTTTGCCTGTGGGTGA
- a CDS encoding beta-propeller fold lactonase family protein — translation MNTRFDVVRKGVRVVFCVLALSLMLAMHLGASVITFGTYQEFGFSDAGISATGCDPADPSGPFCIESSGTVAGLLGAAPWTFTAPVGGAVLTVTDAFLSGERFEIFDFGSSIGLTSVPVDNIDCGDDPVPCLATAGVSIGIFHLAAGNHSLTITPTISNGGGSAYLLVDAPLTNVPEPGSWLLMGLGLTMVVLAKRWPAIVLPLKRRRRMGIPLICLAIAGFARLVYQPIPVQGAGPTMFSGPTSSQPLAITADDAFLVVANPDNNSVSFFDVRLDRNRRLAEVPVQTEPNGVAILPDGSKAYAANTVSGTVTVVPLNLKNGVIFKPTKHIVVGTEPYGLALSPNGRKLYVSNSRSDSVSVIDTATDTVTKTIFGVGPEPRGLAITNDGDADDADETIYVTQFLALPVAGKLDGQDDAKAGHVTVIAASTDTVTGNITIKPLADTGFRATGDAIGRVPPGDPGNPANFTFTTGAYPNQLNNIAVKGGFAFVPSVGASPNGPVRFDVNTQSLLSAINRTSGLDAGQTINLHLAVKNQTGSPKLFNTLPWALAFKHGADEGYVVIAASNVVVKVSVNPSTGAAAVRNDPVNSTRVLQLPVGRNPRGIVINSSDTRAYVMNYVSRDLTVLNLAGQESTMATVLSAKQPAAGSLAEKVQIGKELYNTSVGVFDPPTLGAPAITGRMSANGWGACATCHPSGLSDNVVWIFASGPKRTIPQHTNFDLTDPNRTSMRPLNWSAERDEQEDFELNIRAVSGGEGLIVQGDGVTPESAVTNLTPLANGGRSQLKVRGVGAWDALKAYVQYGIRPPVSPFSKSDPNVLAGRALFVSANCQQCHGGPQWTTAKIRFTPPPVAGLISGGEEISGELRNVGTFNSLALNEVRQNGAPPLGANGYVPPSLLSVFAFPQSFLHNGAAISLDEVLNSVSHRSAGTSGVDTLSSPADRSKIVEFLKTIDAASTPVP, via the coding sequence GTGAACACTCGTTTCGATGTCGTTCGAAAGGGCGTCAGAGTCGTCTTCTGCGTTCTCGCTCTCAGCCTCATGCTGGCCATGCACCTTGGCGCCAGCGTCATCACTTTTGGAACTTACCAGGAGTTCGGGTTTAGCGATGCCGGCATCAGTGCCACCGGCTGTGATCCGGCGGATCCTTCCGGACCGTTCTGCATCGAGAGTTCGGGTACCGTAGCCGGATTGCTGGGCGCGGCTCCCTGGACCTTCACGGCTCCCGTTGGCGGCGCCGTGCTCACGGTGACCGATGCGTTTCTTTCCGGAGAGCGGTTTGAAATCTTCGACTTCGGCAGCTCGATCGGCCTGACATCGGTGCCGGTGGATAACATCGATTGCGGCGATGATCCGGTGCCGTGCCTGGCGACAGCCGGCGTCAGTATCGGGATCTTCCACCTGGCTGCGGGCAACCACTCGCTGACCATCACGCCTACTATCTCCAACGGGGGCGGGTCCGCCTATTTGCTGGTGGATGCACCCCTGACGAATGTGCCCGAACCCGGTTCGTGGCTGCTGATGGGCCTCGGCTTGACCATGGTCGTCCTGGCGAAGCGCTGGCCTGCGATTGTCTTGCCCCTGAAGCGGCGGCGGAGAATGGGCATCCCCTTGATCTGCCTCGCCATCGCCGGATTCGCACGGCTGGTCTACCAGCCCATTCCGGTGCAGGGGGCAGGGCCCACGATGTTCAGCGGGCCCACCTCCTCCCAGCCGCTGGCAATCACGGCGGATGATGCTTTCCTGGTGGTCGCGAATCCTGACAACAACAGCGTGAGTTTCTTCGATGTGCGGTTGGACCGGAACCGGCGGCTGGCTGAAGTTCCGGTTCAGACGGAGCCGAACGGGGTGGCCATCCTACCCGACGGGTCGAAGGCGTACGCGGCGAATACGGTCAGCGGCACCGTGACGGTAGTCCCGCTCAATTTGAAGAACGGCGTCATCTTCAAGCCCACTAAGCACATCGTGGTGGGCACAGAACCGTATGGGTTGGCGCTGAGTCCGAATGGGCGGAAGCTGTATGTCTCGAATTCACGGTCGGATTCCGTGTCGGTCATCGATACAGCGACCGATACCGTGACGAAGACGATCTTTGGCGTCGGCCCGGAGCCTCGGGGCCTGGCGATCACGAACGATGGGGACGCCGACGATGCCGACGAGACGATCTATGTCACCCAGTTCCTGGCGCTGCCGGTCGCCGGAAAGCTGGACGGTCAGGACGATGCGAAGGCCGGGCACGTGACGGTGATCGCTGCAAGCACCGACACCGTGACTGGCAACATCACGATCAAACCGCTGGCGGACACGGGCTTCCGGGCGACGGGCGACGCGATTGGGCGGGTCCCGCCGGGCGATCCGGGCAATCCTGCGAATTTCACGTTCACCACAGGCGCGTATCCAAACCAGCTCAACAACATAGCGGTGAAAGGCGGGTTCGCGTTCGTGCCGAGCGTGGGGGCATCGCCGAACGGCCCGGTACGCTTTGATGTGAATACGCAGAGCCTGCTTTCAGCGATCAACCGGACAAGCGGCCTGGATGCGGGCCAGACCATCAACCTGCACCTGGCGGTGAAGAACCAGACGGGCAGCCCGAAACTGTTCAATACCCTGCCCTGGGCGCTTGCGTTCAAACACGGGGCGGACGAGGGGTATGTGGTGATCGCGGCCAGCAATGTGGTGGTCAAGGTATCGGTGAATCCGTCGACGGGCGCCGCGGCGGTACGGAACGATCCGGTGAACTCGACGCGCGTGCTGCAATTGCCGGTGGGCAGGAATCCGCGTGGGATCGTGATCAACTCCTCGGATACGCGGGCTTACGTAATGAACTACGTGTCGCGGGACTTGACGGTGCTGAACTTGGCCGGCCAGGAGAGCACGATGGCCACGGTGCTGTCAGCGAAGCAACCGGCGGCCGGGAGCCTGGCCGAGAAGGTCCAGATCGGCAAGGAGCTGTACAACACGTCGGTGGGGGTGTTCGATCCGCCGACCCTGGGGGCGCCGGCGATCACGGGCCGCATGTCGGCGAACGGCTGGGGCGCGTGTGCGACTTGCCATCCGTCCGGCCTGTCGGACAACGTGGTGTGGATCTTTGCTTCGGGCCCGAAACGGACGATTCCCCAACATACGAATTTCGACCTGACGGACCCGAACCGGACTTCGATGCGGCCGTTGAACTGGTCGGCCGAGCGGGATGAGCAGGAAGACTTTGAACTGAACATCCGGGCGGTTTCGGGCGGCGAGGGACTCATCGTGCAAGGTGACGGGGTGACTCCGGAGAGCGCCGTGACGAACCTGACTCCGCTGGCGAATGGCGGGCGCAGTCAACTGAAGGTACGCGGGGTAGGAGCCTGGGATGCGTTGAAGGCGTATGTGCAGTATGGCATCCGGCCTCCGGTTTCGCCGTTCTCGAAGTCGGATCCAAACGTGCTTGCGGGCCGGGCTTTGTTTGTTTCGGCCAACTGCCAGCAATGCCATGGCGGTCCGCAATGGACGACGGCGAAGATCCGGTTCACACCTCCACCGGTCGCCGGGCTGATCAGCGGAGGCGAAGAGATTAGCGGGGAGCTGCGGAATGTGGGGACGTTCAATTCGCTGGCGCTCAACGAGGTGCGGCAGAATGGAGCGCCGCCGCTGGGCGCGAACGGGTATGTACCGCCCTCGCTGCTGTCGGTCTTCGCGTTTCCGCAGTCCTTCCTGCACAATGGCGCGGCAATTAGCCTGGATGAAGTTCTGAATAGCGTGTCCCACCGGAGCGCAGGTACAAGTGGAGTGGACACGCTGTCGAGTCCCGCGGACCGGTCGAAGATAGTGGAGTTCCTGAAGACGATTGACGCGGCGTCGACGCCGGTTCCGTAG
- a CDS encoding YceI family protein — translation MANEAVQEVAVAPWSIDPAHSSIQFKIRHMAIAWVRGSFRVRTGTLHLVKDNIAESRIEVDIDPASVNSGEVDRDTHLRNADFFDVARYPSIHFQSTGISGSPGSPVVAGDLTIRSVTRPVEVKVGEISAPTPDPWGSVRIAVTASVTINRKDFGLTWNKALETGGFLVGDDIFVDLDIEFVSNAK, via the coding sequence ATGGCAAACGAAGCCGTTCAGGAAGTAGCAGTCGCGCCCTGGTCGATCGACCCGGCCCACTCTTCGATTCAGTTCAAGATCCGCCACATGGCGATCGCGTGGGTCCGCGGCAGTTTTCGCGTGCGGACCGGAACACTGCATCTGGTCAAAGACAATATCGCCGAGTCGCGGATCGAGGTTGACATCGATCCGGCCTCGGTAAACAGCGGTGAAGTGGATCGGGATACCCACCTGCGCAATGCGGACTTCTTTGACGTTGCGCGCTACCCATCCATCCATTTCCAATCCACCGGGATCTCGGGGAGCCCGGGGAGTCCGGTGGTGGCCGGCGATCTCACAATCCGTAGCGTTACCCGGCCCGTCGAGGTGAAGGTGGGCGAGATCTCGGCACCGACTCCAGACCCATGGGGCAGTGTTCGAATTGCCGTTACCGCCAGCGTCACGATCAACCGCAAGGACTTCGGGCTTACCTGGAATAAGGCGCTCGAGACCGGCGGCTTCTTGGTCGGCGACGACATTTTCGTCGACCTGGACATTGAGTTCGTCTCCAACGCAAAGTGA
- a CDS encoding type 1 glutamine amidotransferase domain-containing protein, translating to MKILMVLTSHDQLGDTGRKTGFWLEEFAAPYFVFRDAGVELTLASPKGGQPPVDPKSDLPENQTTAMTRFKGDKAAQQALAHTVKLADMKAEDFDTIFYVGGHGPMWDLADNPVSIALIEAFYNSGKPVAAVCHSPAVFHRVMYKGAPLVKGKRVTGFTNGEEEAVQLTKVVPFLVEDELKRIGGLYEKAADWESFAVVDGRLVTGQNPASSTAAAWELLKVLAVSKAA from the coding sequence ATGAAAATCCTGATGGTGCTAACGTCACATGATCAATTGGGCGATACCGGCCGCAAGACCGGTTTCTGGCTGGAAGAGTTTGCCGCTCCCTATTTTGTATTCAGGGACGCCGGCGTTGAATTGACCCTGGCGTCTCCGAAGGGCGGGCAGCCCCCGGTCGATCCGAAGAGTGACCTGCCTGAGAACCAGACTACAGCCATGACCCGGTTCAAAGGGGACAAAGCCGCGCAACAGGCGCTGGCGCACACGGTCAAACTGGCCGACATGAAGGCGGAAGATTTCGACACGATTTTCTACGTCGGCGGGCACGGCCCCATGTGGGACCTGGCCGATAATCCCGTTTCGATCGCGCTGATCGAGGCCTTCTACAACTCCGGCAAGCCTGTCGCGGCTGTGTGCCATTCGCCGGCCGTGTTCCATCGCGTCATGTACAAAGGCGCGCCGCTGGTGAAAGGCAAGCGCGTCACCGGGTTTACCAACGGCGAAGAAGAGGCGGTACAGCTCACGAAGGTCGTGCCGTTCCTGGTTGAGGACGAGCTAAAGAGGATCGGCGGCCTGTATGAGAAAGCGGCCGATTGGGAAAGCTTCGCGGTGGTCGACGGCCGGCTGGTCACCGGGCAAAACCCGGCCTCGTCGACGGCCGCGGCCTGGGAGCTCCTGAAGGTACTTGCCGTGAGCAAAGCGGCGTAG
- a CDS encoding cupin domain-containing protein, translated as MFRRISIGVLFCALSGLSWEAQENARASDRPLHQPGQAVFRSVLPEDIDWKPFPAFPPSVRLAVVVGEPSTAHPYVVRVKVPSGVKLMPHRHPEDRVYTVLSGVFYIGLGETFEADNLTAYPPGSVVVLPGNTYHYHWAKSGEYVTQVTAIGPLGLEYRNAEDDPRRAAQGAKQ; from the coding sequence ATGTTTCGACGTATCTCGATCGGAGTGCTTTTCTGCGCGTTGTCGGGACTCTCCTGGGAGGCACAGGAGAACGCGCGCGCCAGCGACCGCCCGCTCCACCAACCAGGGCAGGCGGTCTTTCGGTCCGTGCTGCCGGAAGATATCGACTGGAAACCGTTCCCCGCCTTCCCGCCATCGGTCCGGCTCGCGGTGGTGGTCGGGGAGCCCTCGACCGCGCATCCCTACGTGGTGAGGGTCAAGGTGCCGTCAGGCGTGAAACTGATGCCGCACCGCCATCCGGAGGATCGGGTCTACACGGTCCTCTCTGGCGTGTTCTATATCGGCCTGGGCGAGACATTCGAGGCGGACAATCTGACCGCGTATCCACCTGGCAGCGTCGTCGTGCTTCCGGGCAACACGTACCACTACCATTGGGCGAAGTCCGGAGAGTATGTCACCCAGGTGACGGCGATTGGACCGCTGGGCCTGGAATACCGGAATGCGGAAGACGATCCACGCCGTGCCGCGCAAGGAGCGAAGCAGTGA
- a CDS encoding WG repeat-containing protein: MRSNWISAGVSAIGSLALLPFLAGQMPGDKEIWEKDKNSDTPLFRFVVQGKAGYINIEGRVVIQPQFRVLGDIGWDDFHEGIASAGFGGRFWVNEQGKELEPLSDGSERTGKAAEGMIRTYRKLNGSRQEGFVDFQGRRVIPEKFEGTTEFSEGLAAVRVGGLWGYIDKSGAFAIAPRFLEAEPFSEGAARVIAEGPCMSPWRGGCIIGGVAIGAPEGTDVRRAKFPGCRYSYIDKSGVPLFETTYGSADNFSEGLARVSGAGGSGFIDKTGTVRIPLQFRHVRPFSDGMARFLKGRDWGYMDKAGREVFPAQFEYAQDFSEGAAVVGRPFGAVHFIDKGGRKLFDAEYTRASGFRLGLAHVCSGHDCAYIDRTGQAVFRYQSDRE; this comes from the coding sequence ATGCGTTCCAACTGGATTTCCGCCGGAGTTTCCGCAATTGGCAGCTTGGCGTTGCTGCCGTTTTTGGCGGGACAGATGCCGGGTGATAAGGAGATCTGGGAGAAGGACAAGAATTCGGACACGCCATTGTTCCGGTTCGTGGTTCAGGGCAAGGCCGGGTATATCAACATCGAGGGACGAGTGGTAATCCAGCCGCAGTTCCGGGTTCTGGGAGACATCGGCTGGGACGACTTCCACGAAGGGATCGCCAGCGCCGGATTTGGCGGCCGTTTCTGGGTCAATGAGCAAGGCAAGGAACTGGAGCCTCTGTCCGACGGCTCAGAGCGCACCGGCAAAGCGGCAGAGGGGATGATCCGCACCTATCGGAAGCTGAATGGCTCGAGGCAGGAAGGCTTTGTCGATTTCCAGGGCCGGAGAGTGATCCCCGAGAAGTTTGAAGGGACAACGGAGTTCTCGGAGGGCCTCGCGGCAGTACGCGTTGGCGGACTGTGGGGCTATATCGACAAGAGCGGCGCCTTTGCCATCGCTCCTCGATTTCTGGAGGCCGAACCCTTTTCGGAAGGGGCGGCCCGGGTGATAGCGGAGGGCCCCTGCATGAGTCCGTGGCGCGGTGGCTGCATCATAGGCGGTGTAGCGATTGGAGCCCCGGAGGGTACTGATGTACGACGGGCGAAGTTCCCGGGCTGCCGCTACTCCTACATCGACAAAAGCGGCGTCCCGCTGTTCGAGACGACATACGGATCCGCCGACAACTTCTCGGAGGGACTAGCCAGAGTTTCTGGCGCTGGGGGTTCCGGCTTCATTGACAAGACCGGGACGGTTCGGATTCCACTCCAATTTAGGCACGTCCGTCCGTTCTCCGATGGGATGGCGCGGTTCCTGAAAGGCCGGGACTGGGGCTACATGGACAAGGCAGGGCGGGAAGTATTCCCGGCGCAGTTTGAGTATGCGCAGGACTTCTCGGAAGGCGCGGCCGTGGTAGGCCGTCCGTTTGGGGCTGTGCACTTCATCGACAAAGGGGGGCGAAAGCTGTTCGACGCGGAGTACACCAGGGCGAGCGGATTCCGGTTGGGACTGGCTCATGTCTGTTCCGGGCACGATTGCGCCTATATTGACCGGACGGGCCAGGCCGTGTTCCGGTATCAGAGTGATCGCGAATAG
- a CDS encoding (2Fe-2S)-binding protein, which produces MTTIELNGAKVSVHSPENTPLLWVIREELGLSGTKFGCGIGLCGACTVHVEGRATRACITPIRAVAGARITTIEGLDAQGRHPLQTAWLEVQAPQCGYCQPGQIMQAATLLKDYPDPNDADINAVMAGNVCRCMSYVRIRKAIKLAAARMREGASHD; this is translated from the coding sequence ATGACCACCATTGAGCTGAACGGCGCCAAGGTTTCCGTTCACAGTCCGGAGAACACGCCTCTGCTTTGGGTGATTCGCGAGGAACTGGGGCTCAGCGGGACCAAGTTCGGTTGCGGGATCGGCCTTTGCGGTGCGTGCACGGTGCATGTGGAAGGGCGCGCGACACGAGCCTGCATCACGCCGATTCGTGCGGTTGCCGGGGCCCGGATCACGACGATTGAAGGACTCGATGCGCAGGGCAGGCATCCGCTGCAAACCGCATGGCTCGAGGTGCAGGCGCCGCAATGCGGCTACTGCCAACCGGGTCAGATCATGCAGGCCGCCACGCTGCTCAAGGATTATCCCGATCCCAACGACGCCGACATCAACGCCGTGATGGCGGGGAATGTCTGCCGTTGCATGAGTTACGTTCGAATCCGCAAAGCCATCAAGCTGGCGGCAGCAAGAATGCGGGAAGGGGCCTCACATGATTAG
- a CDS encoding alpha/beta fold hydrolase, with translation MKYPTSYRKILIDGLSIFYREAGPTNAPAILLLHGLPSSSRMFEPLFQRLSDRYHLIAPDYPGFGHSDWPDPASFGYTFDRYAEIMDQFTEAMNLPRYTLYLQDYGGPVGFRMALAHPERVQGLIVQDAVAHDTGLGANWNARRAFWADRAANEEKLRSNLLSLATTRTRHLGNDPNVERYDPDLWTDEFAFLSQPGQAQIQSDLFYDYRSNVQAYPKWQEWMRRNQPRLLVIWGKYDLSFDLTEPEAYRRDVPNAEVHVLEAGHFALDTAADEIAGLVAAFLPQEARKLAAQAK, from the coding sequence ATGAAATATCCGACCTCTTATCGCAAGATCCTGATCGACGGCCTTTCGATCTTCTATCGTGAGGCTGGCCCCACGAACGCTCCAGCAATTCTATTGCTGCATGGATTGCCTTCGTCCTCGCGGATGTTCGAGCCGCTCTTCCAGCGACTGAGCGATCGCTATCACCTGATCGCGCCCGACTACCCCGGGTTTGGCCACAGCGATTGGCCCGACCCGGCGAGCTTCGGGTATACCTTCGATCGTTACGCCGAAATCATGGACCAGTTCACCGAAGCGATGAACCTCCCGCGCTACACGCTGTACCTGCAGGATTACGGCGGCCCGGTCGGGTTTCGCATGGCGCTGGCGCATCCGGAGCGGGTGCAGGGGCTGATCGTTCAGGACGCAGTGGCCCACGATACCGGTTTGGGCGCGAATTGGAACGCGAGGCGCGCCTTCTGGGCCGACCGCGCTGCTAACGAAGAGAAGCTTCGCAGCAACCTCCTGTCTCTGGCCACGACGCGCACACGACATCTGGGCAACGATCCGAACGTGGAGCGATACGACCCCGACCTATGGACCGACGAGTTCGCTTTTCTCAGCCAGCCAGGCCAGGCGCAGATTCAGAGCGACCTGTTCTACGACTATCGCAGCAACGTGCAGGCATACCCGAAGTGGCAGGAATGGATGCGCCGCAACCAGCCACGTTTGCTCGTGATCTGGGGCAAGTACGATCTCTCGTTCGACTTGACCGAGCCGGAGGCATATCGCCGCGACGTACCAAATGCCGAGGTCCATGTGCTCGAGGCAGGCCACTTTGCGCTCGACACCGCCGCGGACGAAATCGCAGGCCTGGTCGCGGCGTTCTTGCCGCAAGAGGCGCGGAAACTCGCCGCGCAAGCAAAGTAA